One Lepisosteus oculatus isolate fLepOcu1 chromosome 13, fLepOcu1.hap2, whole genome shotgun sequence genomic region harbors:
- the LOC138242179 gene encoding extracellular calcium-sensing receptor-like → MIFAIQEINNSTDILPNVSLGYRIYDSCGSVSLAIRAAMALANGYEETASDKPCTRSAAVQAIIGESSSSPTMAISASVGPFYIPVISHYSTCACLSNKIKFPSFLRTIPSDYYQSKALAQLVKHFGWTWVGAIRTDDDYGNNGMATFVEAAKQEGVCIEYSEPFFRTYSKEKVLKLLDIIKKSTSKVIVAYLSHMDMDVLLKELSDHNITGFQWIGSEGWIFDSYIASVEGHNVLSGAIGFAIAKAEVRGLKEFLLNVLPENSPGNTIFKEFWETLFSCKFPTHENVKNAKSCTGNEHLSEVNSTYTDLSQMQIFSNVYKGVYAVAHALHGVFNCTPDRSHSGNETCVNEKRTDPWQVLHHLKKVRFKTKEGDEVYFDESGDPAAKYDLLNWQMNQDGRTEFVTVGFYDTSLPEGQQLILNNVSTVWAHNTHKVPVSVCSESCPPGTRKAVQKGRPVCCFDCVPCAEGEISNTTDSIDCLKCHPDYWSNKQRDECICKEIEFLSYEEVMGTLLASFSILGTLITIIVAIVFFRYKDTPVVKANNSELSFLLLFSLTLCFLCSLTFIGQPSDWSCMLRHTAFGITFVLCISCVLGKTIVVLMAFRATLPGNNIMKWFGPKQQRLSIFSFTSIQALICIIWLTTSSPYPKKNMNYYKEKIILECDLGSTEAFSAVLGYIGFLAAVCLIFAFLARKLPDNFNEAKFITFSMLIFCAVWLTFIPAYISSPGKFTVAVEIFAILASSFGLLFCIFAPKCYIILITPEKNTKKHLMGKMPLKSL, encoded by the exons ATGATCTTTGCCATACAGGAGATAAATAACAGCACAGACATTCTCCCGAATGTTTCACTGGGTTATAGAATCTATGATTCATGTGGGTCAGTGAGCCTGGCCATAAGAGCTGCAATGGCTTTAGCAAATGGCTATGAAGAAACAGCCTCTGACAAGCCCTGCACAAGATCAGCTGCAGTTCAAGCTATAATAGgagaatcatcatcatcacctaCTATGGCGATTTCAGCATCCGTGGGACCTTTTTACATACCTGTG ATCAGTCACTATTCTACCTGTGCATGTTTAAGCAACAAAATCAAATTCCCTTCATTTCTCAGAACCATCCCTAGTGACTATTATCAAAGCAAAGCCCTGGCTCAGCTGGTGAAGCACTTTGGATGGACCTGGGTTGGAGCCATTAGAACTGATGATGACTATGGCAACAATGGGATGGCTACATTTGTGGAAGCTGCAAAACAAGAAGGTGTTTGCATTGAATATTCAGAGCCATTTTTTAGAACTTACTCAAAGGAAAAAGTTCTCAAGCTTTTAGATATAATAAAGAAGTCAACTTCAAAGGTAATTGTAGCTTACCTCTCTCACATGGATATGGATGTTTTATTAAAGGAGCTCTCAGATCATAACATCACTGGCTTTCAGTGGATAGGCAGTGAGGGCTGGATTTTTGACTCTTACATTGCCTCAGTAGAAGGGCACAATGTATTGAGTGGGGCAATAGGATTTGCCATTGCTAAAGCTGAAGTAAGAGGTTTGAAAGAATTCTTGCTGAATGTTTTACCAGAAAACTCACCTGGAAACaccatttttaaagaattttggGAAACATTGTTCAGTTGTAAATTTCCTACCCACGAGAatgttaaaaatgctaaatcaTGTACTGGCAATGAACACTTAAGTGAAGTCAATAGCACCTACACAGATTTATCTCAAATGCAAATTTTCAGCAATGTCTATAAAGGAGTGTACGCTGTAGCCCATGCACTGCATGGTGTTTTCAACTGCACACCCGACCGCAGTCACTCTGGTAATGAGACATGTGTGAACGAGAAGAGGACTGATCCATGGCAG GTACTACATCATTTGAAAAAAGTTCGTTTCAAAACCAAAGAAGGCGATGAAGTTTACTTTGATGAAAGTGGAGACCCAGCAGCAAAGTATGACTTGCTAAACTGGCAGATGAATCAAGATGGCAGGACTGAATTTGTCACTGTCGGCTTCTATGATACCTCTTTGCCAGAAGGCCAGCAGTTAATCTTAAACAATGTCAGCACTGTTTgggcacacaacacacacaag gtgcctgtgtcagtgtgcagtgaGAGCTGTCCTCCAGGCACTCGGAAGGCTGTTCAGAAGGGAAGGCCTGTCTGCTGCTTTGACTGTGTACCATGTGCTGAAGGGGAAATCAGCAACACAACAG ATTCTATTGATTGTCTGAAATGCCATCCAGATTACTGGTCCAATAAACAGAGAGATGAGTGCATCTGCAAGGAAATTGAATTCCTTTCTTATGAGGAAGTAATGGGAACACTATTGGCATCGTTTTCTATTCTTGGAACATTAATAACCATCATTGTAGCCATTGTTTTCTTTAGATACAAAGATACGCCCGTTGTCAAAGCCAATAACTCTGAACTAAGTTTCCTTCTCCTCTTTTCATTGACActgtgtttcctctgttcaCTTACTTTCATTGGCCAGCCCTCTGACTGGTCCTGTATGTTGCGCCACACAGCATTTGGGATCACATTTGTCCTGTGCATCTCTTGTGTTCTGGGGAAAACAATAGTGGTGTTAATGGCCTTTAGGGCTACACTGCCAGGCAATAACATTATGAAATGGTTTGGGCCCAAACAACAAAGGTTAAGCATTTTTTCATTCACATCCATTCAAGCTTTAATATGTATCATTTGGCTGACTACATCTTCTCCTTATCCaaagaaaaatatgaattaTTATAAGGAAAAAATCATATTAGAATGTGACCTGGGATCTACAGAAGCATTTAGTGCTGTGTTAGGGTATATAGGATTCCTCGCTGCTGTATGCTTAatatttgcctttctggctCGGAAGCTGCCTGATAACTTCAATGaagccaaattcattacattcagcATGCTCATATTCTGCGCAGTGTGGTTGACTTTCATCCCAGCTTATATCAGCTCCCCAGGAAAGTTCACTGTAGCAGTAGAGATATTTGCAATTTTAGCCTCTAGTTTTGGACTGTTGTTCTGTATTTTTGCTCCCAAATGTTACATTATATTAATTACACCtgaaaagaatacaaaaaagcatttgatggGCAAAATGCCTTTAAAGTCTCTTTAG
- the LOC138242195 gene encoding extracellular calcium-sensing receptor-like yields the protein MIFAIEEINNSTDILPNISLGYRIYDSCGSVSLAIRAAMALANGYEETASDKACTRSAAVQAIIGETSSSPTMAISASVGPFYIPVISHFATCACLSNKIKFPSFLRTIPSDYYQSRALAQLVKHFGWTWVGAIRSDDDYGNNGIATFVEAAKQEGLCIEYSEPFFRTYSKEKVLRILDIIKKSTSKVIVAFLSHMDMDVLLKELSDHNITGFQWIGSESWISDSYIASVEGHNVLSGAIGFAIAKAEVRGLKEFLLNVLPSNSPGNTIFKEFWETLFSCKFPTYENVKNATSCTGREDLSEVNSTYTDLSLMQIFSNVYKGVYAVAHALHGVFNCTPDRSHSGNETCVNEKRTDPWQVLHHLKNVRFKTKEGDEVYFDENGDPAAKYDLLNWQMNKDGRIEFVTVGFYDTSLPEGQQLILNNVSTVWAHNTHKVPVSVCSESCPPGTRKAVQKGRPVCCFDCVPCAEGEISNTTDSVDCLKCHPEYWSNKQRDECICKEIEFLSYEEVMGTLLASFSILGTLITIIVAIVFFRYKDTPVVKANNSELSFLLLFSLTLCFLCSLTFIGQPSDWSCMLRHTAFGITFVLCISCVLGKTIVVLMAFRATLPGNNIMKWFGPKQQRLSIFSFTSIQALICIIWLTTSSPYPKKNMNYYKEKIILECDLGSTEAFSAVLGYIGFLAAVCLIFAFLARKLPDNFNEAKFITFSMLIFCAVWLTFIPAYISSPGKFTVAVEIFAILASSFGLLFCIFAPKCYIILITPEKNTKKHLMGKMPSKSI from the exons ATGATCTTTGCTATAGAGGAGATAAATAACAGCACAGACATTCTCCCGAACATTTCACTGGGTTATAGAATCTATGATTCATGTGGGTCAGTGAGCCTGGCCATAAGAGCTGCAATGGCTTTAGCAAATGGCTATGAAGAAACAGCCTCTGACAAGGCCTGCACAAGATCAGCTGCAGTTCAAGCTATAATAGGAGAAACATCATCATCACCTACTATGGCGATTTCAGCATCTGTGGGACCTTTTTACATACCTGTG ATCAGTCACTTTGCTACCTGTGCATGTTTAAGCAACAAAATCAAATTCCCTTCATTTCTCAGAACCATCCCCAGTGACTATTATCAGAGCAGAGCCCTGGCTCAGCTGGTGAAACACTTTGGTTGGACCTGGGTTGGAGCCATTAGAAGTGATGATGATTATGGCAATAATGGGATAGCTACATTTGTGGAAGCTGCAAAACAAGAAGGTCTTTGCATTGAATATTCAGAGCCGTTCTTTAGAACTTACTCAAAGGAAAAAGTTCTCAGAATTTTAGATATAATAAAGAAGTCAACTTCAAAGGTAATTGTAGCTTTCCTTTCTCACATGGATATGGATGTTTTATTAAAGGAGCTCTCAGATCATAACATCACTGGCTTTCAGTGGATAGGCAGTGAGTCCTGGATTTCTGACTCTTACATTGCCTCAGTAGAAGGGCACAATGTATTGAGTGGGGCAATAGGATTTGCGATTGCTAAAGCTGAAGTAAGAGGTTTGAAAGAATTCTTACTGAATGTTTTACCATCAAACTCTCCTGGAAACACCATTTTCAAAGAATTTTGGGAAACATTGTTCAGTTGTAAATTTCCTACCTACGAGAAtgttaaaaatgctacatcgtgTACTGGCAGAGAAGACTTAAGTGAAGTCAACAGCACCTACACAGATTTATCGCTGATGCAAATTTTCAGCAATGTCTATAAAGGAGTGTACGCTGTAGCCCATGCACTGCATGGTGTTTTCAACTGCACACCCGACCGCAGTCACTCTGGTAATGAGACATGTGTGAACGAGAAGAGGACTGATCCATGGCAG GTACTACATCATTTGAAAAATGTTCGTTTCAAAACCAAAGAAGGCGATGAAGTTTACTTTGATGAAAATGGAGACCCAGCAGCAAAGTATGACTTGCTAAACTGGCAGATGAATAAAGATGGCAGGATTGAATTTGTCACTGTCGGCTTCTATGATACCTCTTTGCCAGAAGGCCAGCAGTTAATCTTAAACAATGTCAGCACTGTCTgggcacacaacacacacaag gtgcctgtgtcagtgtgcagtgaGAGCTGTCCTCCAGGCACTCGGAAGGCTGTTCAGAAGGGAAGGCCTGTCTGCTGCTTTGACTGTGTACCATGTGCTGAAGGAGAAATCAGCAACACAACAG ATTCTGTTGATTGTCTGAAATGCCATCCAGAATACTGGTCGAATAAACAGAGAGATGAGTGCATCTGCAAGGAAATTGAATTCCTTTCTTATGAGGAAGTAATGGGAACACTATTAGCATCGTTTTCTATACTTGGAACATTAATAACCATCATTGTAGCCATTGTTTTCTTTAGATACAAAGATACGCCCGTTGTCAAAGCCAATAACTCTGAACTGAGTttccttctgctcttttcattgaccctgtgtttcctctgttcaCTTACTTTCATTGGCCAGCCCTCTGACTGGTCCTGTATGTTGCGCCACACAGCATTTGGGATCACATTTGTCCTGTGCATCTCTTGTGTTCTGGGGAAAACAATAGTGGTGTTAATGGCCTTTAGGGCTACACTGCCAGGCAATAACATTATGAAATGGTTTGGGCCCAAACAACAAAGGTTAAGCATTTTTTCATTCACATCCATTCAAGCTTTAATATGTATCATTTGGCTGACTACATCTTCTCCTTATCCaaagaaaaatatgaattaTTATAAGGAAAAAATCATATTAGAATGTGACCTGGGATCTACAGAAGCATTTAGTGCTGTGTTAGGGTATATAGGATTCCTCGCTGCTGTATGCTTAatatttgcctttctggctCGGAAGCTGCCTGATAACTTCAATGaagccaaattcattacattcagcATGCTCATATTCTGCGCAGTGTGGCTGACTTTCATCCCAGCTTATATCAGCTCCCCAGGAAAGTTCACTGTAGCAGTAGAGATATTTGCAATTTTAGCCTCTAGTTTTGGACTGCTGTTCTGCATTTTTGCTCCCAAATGTTACATTATATTAATTACACCtgaaaagaatacaaaaaagcatttgatgggcaaaatgccttcaaagtCTATTTAG
- the LOC138242233 gene encoding extracellular calcium-sensing receptor-like, with amino-acid sequence MLLEIVLIAALASADDQLCRLQGKPEYPQLSKDGDIIIGGIFSFHSSWNDTKLTFSQVPEPLKCITLNFRSFQYAQTIIFAIEEINNSTDILPNVSLGYRIYDSCGSVSLATRAALALANGYEETASDKPCTRSAAVQAIIGETSSSPTMAISSSVGPFYIPVISHFATCACLSNRRRFPSFFRTIPSDYYQSRALAQLVKHFGWTWVGAIRSDDDYGNNGMATFVEAAKQEGVCIEYSEPFFRTYSKEKVLRILDIIKKSTSKVIVAFLNHMDMDVLLKELSDHNITGFQWIGSEGWISDSYIASVEGHNVLSGAIGFAIAKAEVRGLKEFLLNVLPSNSPGNTIFKEFWETLFSCKFPTHENVKNAKSCTGREDLSEVNSTYTDLSLMQIFSNVYKGVYAVAHALHGVFNCTPDRSHSGNETCVNEKRTDPWQVLHHLKNVRFKTKEGDEVYFDESGDPAAKYDLLNWQMNKDGRIEFVTVGFYDASLPEGQQLLLNNVSTVWAHKTHKVPVSVCSESCPPGTRKAVQKGRPVCCFDCILCPEGEISNTTDSVDCLKCHPEYWSNKQRDECIFKEIEFLSYEEVMGTLLASFSILGTLITIIVAIVFFRYKDTPIVKANNSELSFLLLFSLTLCFLCSLTFVGQPSDWSCMLRHTAFGITFVLCISCVLGKTIVVLMAFRATLPGKNIMKWFGPTQQRLSIFSFTFIQALICIIWLTTSPPYPKKNMNYYKEKIILECDLGSTEAFSAVLGYIGFLAAVCLIFAFLARKLPDNFNEAKFITFSMLIFCAVWLTFIPAYISSPGKFTVAVEIFAILASSFGLLFCIFAPKCYIILITPEKNTKKHLMGKMPLKSL; translated from the exons ATGCTCTTGGAAATTGTGCTGATTGCTGCTCTGGCAAGTGCTGATGACCAGCTATGCAGACTACAAGGAAAACCTGAATATCCACAGTTGTCAAAGGATGGAGACATTATAATTGGAGGGATATTTTCATTTCACAGCAGCTGGAATGATACAAAGCTTACTTTCTCACAGGTGCCAGAGCCTCTGAAATGCATAAC TTTAAATTTCAGGTCATTTCAATATGCTCAGACTATCATCTTTGCCATAGAGGAGATAAATAACAGCACAGACATTCTCCCAAACGTTTCACTGGGTTATAGAATCTATGATTCATGTGGGTCAGTGAGCCTGGCCACAAGAGCTGCATTGGCTTTAGCAAATGGCTATGAAGAAACAGCCTCTGACAAGCCCTGCACAAGATCAGCTGCAGTTCAAGCTATAATAGGAGAAACATCATCATCACCTACTATGGCGATTTCATCATCTGTGGGACCTTTTTACATACCTGTG ATCAGTCACTTTGCTACCTGTGCATGTCTGAGCAATAGGAGAAGATTCCCTTCATTCTTCAGAACCATCCCCAGTGACTATTATCAGAGCAGGGCCCTGGCTCAGcttgtgaagcactttggatGGACCTGGGTTGGAGCCATTAGAAGTGATGATGACTATGGCAACAATGGGATGGCTACATTTGTGGAAGCTGCAAAACAAGAAGGTGTTTGCATTGAATATTCAGAGCCATTTTTTAGAACTTACTCAAAGGAAAAAGTTCTCAGAATTTTAGATATAATAAAGAAGTCAACTTCAAAGGTAATTGTAGCTTTCCTCAATCACATGGATATGgatgttttattaaaagagCTCTCAGATCATAACATCACTGGCTTTCAGTGGATAGGCAGTGAGGGCTGGATTTCTGACTCTTACATTGCCTCAGTAGAAGGGCACAATGTATTGAGTGGGGCAATAGGATTTGCCATTGCTAAAGCTGAAGTAAGAGGTTTGAAAGAATTCTTACTGAATGTTTTACCATCAAACTCTCCTGGAAACACCATTTTCAAAGAATTTTGGGAAACATTGTTCAGTTGTAAATTTCCTACCCACGAGAatgttaaaaatgctaaatcaTGTACTGGCAGAGAAGACTTAAGCGAAGTCAATAGCACCTACACAGATTTATCGCTGATGCAAATTTTCAGCAATGTCTATAAAGGAGTGTACGCTGTAGCCCATGCACTGCATGGTGTTTTCAACTGCACACCCGACCGCAGTCACTCTGGTAATGAGACATGTGTGAACGAGAAGAGGACTGATCCATGGCAG GTACTACATCATTTGAAAAATGTTCGTTTCAAAACCAAAGAAGGCGATGAAGTTTACTTTGATGAAAGTGGAGACCCAGCAGCAAAGTATGACTTGCTAAACTGGCAGATGAATAAAGATGGCAGGATTGAATTTGTCACTGTCGGCTTCTATGATGCCTCTTTGCCAGAAGGCCAGCAGTTACTCTTAAACAATGTCAGCACTGTCTGGgcacacaaaacacacaag gtgcctgtgtcagtgtgcagtgaGAGCTGTCCTCCAGGCACTCGGAAGGCTGTTCAGAAGGGAAGGCCTGTCTGCTGCTTTGACTGCATACTGTGTCCTGAAGGGGAAATCAGCAACACAACAG ATTCTGTGGATTGTCTGAAATGCCATCCAGAATACTGGTCGAATAAACAGAGAGATGAGTGCATCTTCAAGGAAATTGAATTCCTTTCTTATGAGGAAGTAATGGGAACACTATTGGCATCGTTTTCAATTCTTGGAACATTAATAACCATCATTGTAGCCATTGTTTTCTTTAGATACAAAGATACACCCATTGTTAAAGCCAATAACTCTGAACTGAGTttccttctgctcttttcattgacactgtgtttcctctgttcaCTTACTTTCGTCGGCCAGCCCTCTGACTGGTCCTGTATGTTGCGCCACACAGCATTTGGGATCACATTTGTCCTGTGCATCTCTTGTGTTCTGGGGAAAACAATAGTGGTGTTAATGGCCTTTAGGGCTACACTGCCAGGCAAAAACATTATGAAATGGTTTGGCCCCACACAGCAGCGGTTAagcattttttcatttacattcaTTCAAGCTTTAATATGTATCATTTGGCTGACTACATCTCCTCCTTATCCaaagaaaaatatgaattaTTATAAGGAAAAAATCATATTAGAATGTGACCTGGGATCTACAGAAGCATTTAGTGCTGTGTTAGGGTATATAGGATTCCTCGCTGCTGTATGCTTAatatttgcctttctggctCGGAAGCTGCCTGATAACTTCAATGaagccaaattcattacattcagcATGCTCATATTCTGCGCAGTGTGGCTGACTTTCATTCCAGCTTATATCAGCTCCCCAGGAAAGTTCACTGTAGCAGTAGAGATATTTGCAATTTTAGCCTCTAGTTTTGGACTGTTGTTCTGCATTTTTGCTCCCAAATGTTACATTATATTAATTACACCtgaaaagaatacaaaaaagcatttgatggGCAAAATGCCTTTAAAGTCTCTTTAG